One Nicotiana sylvestris chromosome 12, ASM39365v2, whole genome shotgun sequence genomic window carries:
- the LOC104210571 gene encoding uncharacterized protein: protein MNEDPNNHLMDFEEIMNTFQYNGVSQDAAYLRAFPFTLKDDAKHWLRSLPNGSIRTWDEMTRKFLDKYFSSAKTGKFRREIHNFCQNEVETVFEAWESFKETVQIDCMATEIRKLTLVSIHSEPHATCDICGRGHPTHECQASMEEVNVVDNYIFNAMGQKHPGFSWSSPGGTANAWQQNNHRFQGQGAITDGRLDAHGAAIKELGTGLRNLEKQVGKIITWASVEKSHSNPKRGCTGKKSGEELKIEVDKKKKDKKGTEKTKKEETSRREESNKESKHMFALPFPQKLYREKLDKQFERYLDVLKQVNVNLPFTKVLSQMPAYTKFLKEILTKKRKIEETSVVKITEHCSANLQNKLPQKCGDPENFTIPCSLSTLNFAKSLCDSGASINLMPLSIYRKMENKIGEIRSAPISLQLADQTTLIPERIVEYVLVR, encoded by the exons ATGAACGAAGATCCAAACAATCATCTAATGGACTTCGAGGAGATAATGAACACATTTCAGTACAATGGTGTTTCACAAGATGCAGCTTACTTAAGGGCATTCCCCTTCACACTTAAAGATGATGCAAAGCACTGGCTTCGAAGCTTGCCTAATGGATCGATTCGAACATGGGATGAGATGACCAGAAAATTTCTTGACAAATATTTCTCATCAGCTAAGACGGGCAAGTTTAGAAGAGAAATCCATAACTTCTGCCAGAACGAGGTTGAAACTGTGTTTGAAGCATGGGAAAGTTTTAAGGAGACA GTACAAATTGATTGCATGGCCACAGAAATAAGGAAGCTGACCTTAGTCTCAATACACAGTGAGCCTCATGCAACTTGTGATATATGTGGAAGAGGACATCCTACTCATGAGTGTCAAGCCTCAATGGAGGAAGTGAATGTAGTGGATAATTATATCTTCAACGCAATGGGTCAAAAGCACCCTGGTTTTTCATGGAGTTCACCTGGGGGTACTGCAAATGCATGGCAACAAAATAATCACAGATTTCAGGGACAGGGAGCCATA ACGGATGGGAGGCTAGATGCTCATGGTGCTGCTATCAAAGAACTTGGCACAGGGTTGCGAAACTTGGAGAAGCAAGTGGGAAAAATTATCACT TGGGCAAGTGTTGAAAAATCCCACTCCAATCCAAAAAGAGGTTGTACTGGAAAAAAAAGTGGGGAGGAGCTgaaaattgaagttgataagaagaagaaagacaagaaggGGACTGAGAAAACGAAGAAGGAGGAAACTTCAAGAAGGGAGGAATCGAATAAAGAGAGCAAGCACATGTTTGCTCTACCTTTTCCCCAAAAGCTATATAGAGAAAAGCTGGACAAGCAGTTTGAGAGATATCTGGATGTGCTGAAACAGGTCAATGTAAATTTACCATTCACAAAAGTGCTCTCCCAAATGCCAGCTTATACAAAGTTCTTGAAGGAGATCCTTacaaagaagaggaagatagaaGAGACCTCAGTGGTCAAAATCACAGAGCATTGCAGTGCAAACTTGCAAAACAAACTCCCACAAAAGTGTGGAGATCCAGAGAATTTTACTATACCTTGCTCTTTAAGCACTCTTAACTTTGCTAAATCTTTATGTGATTCTGGTGCCTCAATTAATCTAATGCCTTTGTCTATTTACAGGAAGATGGAGAATAAGATTGGAGAGATAAGGTCTGCACCAATATCTTTGCAGCTAGCAGACCAAACAACTTTGATACCTGAAAGGATAGTTGAATATGTCTTAGTGCGGTAG